The DNA window GAGGCACTCGCCCTGGTGGCCGAGTCGCGCGCCCTCTCCCACGAGCAGTTCTCCCTCCCCCTCGGTGGCGTGGTCGACCTGCGCATCCCCGTGGGGCATGCGGCCAAGGGCGGGATTCTCGAGCCACGGCAGCTCATCGACGCCGCGCAGCTCCTGTTCGCCTTCGTCCGCACCCGCGAGGCGCTGGACGAGCGCAAGGAGCGAGCCCCCCGCCTGATGGACATCGCTCGCCGGCTCCCCCTCCTGGAGTCGATGGCACGGCGAATCGACCAGTGCTTCGAGCCAGACGGTGAGATCTCCGACCGGGCCAGTCCCGAGCTCCGCGAGGCGAGAGATCGCGCCCGTGGCCTGCACCGCCGCATCAAGACGCGTCTGGACGAGATGCTCCACGACGTGAACTTCGTCTCGAAGCTGCGTGAGAACTACTACACGCTGCGCAACGGACGGTACGTGCTGCCGGTGGTGTCCAACTACCGCTCGGAGGTCGACGGCATCGTCCACAACGCGAGCCAGACGGGCCAGACGCTCTTCATGGAGCCGCAGGTGATGGTGGGTCTGGGCAACGACCTGGCCATCGCGCAGTCGGTGGTGACGGAAGAAGAGCGGCGCGTGCTCCAGGAGCTGAGCCAACTGCTTGGCCGGGAGTCGGACCGCATCATCGAGGGGCTGGAGGCCGTGGCGGAGCTGGACGAGGCTGAGGCGGTGGCCATCCTCTCCGCGGACCTCGACGCGACCACGCCTGCGTTCGCGGAGGTGACGGACCTGGAGCTGCGACTGCTGCGCCATCCTCGCCTGGTGCTGAAGGGCACGGAGGTGGTGGCCAACGACGTGACGCTGAATGGCGGCGCGAAGGCGTTGGTGGTGTCGGGTCCCAACGCGGGCGGCAAGACAGTGACGCTGACGGGCGTGGGGCTGTGCGCGCTGATGCTGCGCGCGGGCCTGCCGATTCCGGTGGCGGAAGGCTCGAAGATGCCGCTGTACCGCTCCGTGCACTCCACCGTGGGCGACTCGCAGGACCTGGCGCAGGGCCTGTCCACCTTCAGCGCTCACGTCGTGATGCTGCGGGACATCATCGCGGTCGCCGGCGAAGGCTCGCTGGTGATGATTGATGAAATCGCCGCGGACACGGACCCTCGCGAGGGTGCGGCCATCGCCATCGCGGTGCTCGAGGACCTGCTGGCGAAGGGCGCGGTGGCGCTGGTGACCACGCACCTGGAGGAGCTCAAGGCCCTGGCGCACATGGACCCGCGCTTCCTCAACGCGCGGGTGGGCTTTGACTCGAAGCGCATGGCGCCGACCTACCGGCTGCAGATGGGCGCCGCGGGTCAGTCCTCCGCCATCGAGGTGGCGGCCCGAGTGGGCCTGCCGCAGCGGGTGTGCGAGCGCGCACGCTCTCTGACGATGAACGCGGGCGGCCCGTTGTCCCAGGCCCTGGCGGCGGCCGAGGAGGAGCGTCGGAAGCTCTCCGAGGAGTTGGAGCGGGCACGGCAGGCGGCGAAGGAAGCCGAGGAGCTGCGCGCGGACCTGGAGAAGCAGAAGCAGACCTTCGAGCGCGAGCGCCGCGCGAAGATGATGCAGTTCAACGAGGACGTACACGCGGCGAGCGAGCACGCGGCCGCCGAGGTCCGCGAGCTTCTGACGAGGCTGCGCTCCGAGCAGAACGAGAAGGCGCTGTCGGAGGCGCGGCTGCAGTTGCTGCAGCGGGCGGAGGATGCGCAGAAGCGCGCGCAGGCCGCGAAGGCGGAGCTGTTCCAGGTGGAAGCGCCGGGGCCGGCGAACCTGAAGGTCGGCGCGTGGGTCCACCACTCCGGGCTGGGCCGGGACGTGGAGATCCTCGAGCTGGCGGAGGGCTTCGCGGTGGTGTCCGCGGGTGGAGCCATGAAGATGCGGGTGCCCACGTCGGAGCTCTCGGGTTCGCGCTCACGCAAGCCGCAACAGTCGAAGTTCCCGGAGCGGCAGAAGCAGGACGCGGCCTTGAAGCGCGCGACCACGGCGGCGC is part of the Myxococcus landrumus genome and encodes:
- a CDS encoding endonuclease MutS2, with product MTVQISEKTLEDLGFADVLRALTQRCRTEPGRERVLARPFLDTAEQVSEALALVAESRALSHEQFSLPLGGVVDLRIPVGHAAKGGILEPRQLIDAAQLLFAFVRTREALDERKERAPRLMDIARRLPLLESMARRIDQCFEPDGEISDRASPELREARDRARGLHRRIKTRLDEMLHDVNFVSKLRENYYTLRNGRYVLPVVSNYRSEVDGIVHNASQTGQTLFMEPQVMVGLGNDLAIAQSVVTEEERRVLQELSQLLGRESDRIIEGLEAVAELDEAEAVAILSADLDATTPAFAEVTDLELRLLRHPRLVLKGTEVVANDVTLNGGAKALVVSGPNAGGKTVTLTGVGLCALMLRAGLPIPVAEGSKMPLYRSVHSTVGDSQDLAQGLSTFSAHVVMLRDIIAVAGEGSLVMIDEIAADTDPREGAAIAIAVLEDLLAKGAVALVTTHLEELKALAHMDPRFLNARVGFDSKRMAPTYRLQMGAAGQSSAIEVAARVGLPQRVCERARSLTMNAGGPLSQALAAAEEERRKLSEELERARQAAKEAEELRADLEKQKQTFERERRAKMMQFNEDVHAASEHAAAEVRELLTRLRSEQNEKALSEARLQLLQRAEDAQKRAQAAKAELFQVEAPGPANLKVGAWVHHSGLGRDVEILELAEGFAVVSAGGAMKMRVPTSELSGSRSRKPQQSKFPERQKQDAALKRATTAAPAQVEATNFRCDVRGMRADDALAEVESFLDRGMRSGEEAALIVHGHGTGALKQALRDYLANSPYIRMYRPGESHEGGDGVTVVALRS